aacagcgggatctggatacccatgttggctcccacatgttccacgatgatatcatcggatgaaccacgatgttggggattcgatcaatctcgtatacaattccctttgtctatcggtatgttacttgcccgagattcgatcgtcggtatcccaatacctcgttcaatctcgttaccggcaagtctctttactcgttctgtaacgcatgatcccgtggctaactccttagtcacattgagctcattatgatgatgcattaccgagtgggcccagagatacctctccgtcatacggagtgacaaatcccagtctcgattcgtgccaacccaacagacactttcggagatacctgtaatgcacctttatagccacccagttacgttgtgacgtttggtacacccaaagcattcctacggtatccgggagttgcacaatctcatggtctaaggaaatgatacttgacattagaaaagctcttagcaaacgaactacacgatcttgtgctatgcttaggattgggtcttgtccatcacatcattctcctaatgatgtgatcccgttatcaatgacatccaatgtccatgctcaggaaaccataaccatctattgatcaacgagctagtcaactagaggcttactagggacaagttgtggtctatgtattcacacatgtattacggtttccagttaatacaattatagcatgaacaatagacaattatcatgaacaaggaaatataataataaccattttattattgcctctagggcatatttccaacactataCGCCCAGGTGGAGGACTGGTTCAACTCCCAAGCCCTCACTGGCCTCCAGGAGCTCGATATCAGCTACCATCGGTTCCATCAGACATACCCACTGCCGCCATCCGCACTCCGCTCTGCAGCCACCCTCCTCATTGCCAAGATCGGCAATTGTGTTTTCCCCAACAAGATTGTGTCATCCTTGAACTTTCCCCTCCTCAAGCAGCTCACCCTATTTTACATTTCCTTCTCAGTGGACGGCTTCCACAGATTGCTTTCTAGATGCCATGCCTTGGAGAGCTTAGACATGTCTAATGTTCGTGGTGTGGGTTGCCTCCATGTTAGCTCGCCAACTCTTAGGAGCATCGGTTTCCATGATAGTGCTAGTAAAAAAGCAGAACTGGTCATAGAGGATGCTCCTCGCCTTGTGAGGTTACTACTACCTTTTGGTTGCCTTGATTATGATTGTGTATCTATCCGGGTAATTAGAGCGCCTAAATTGGAGATATTGGGCCCTTTCTTGCATGTATTTTCCAAGCTACTAGTGTCCCAGTTAGCAGTAGTAACATCATCCTCTACTATTGCATTTGGCGGTACATGGGGATAACTTTTTGTAATGTTGACTGTATGTTATATTCAGGAAATAAGCCCAATTAGCTTGGCAAATTGCATGCGCACTGTGAAGGTTTTCTCTCTCGGGTCTTCTGGCCTTGAATTGGACGCAGTTCTTAACATCCTCACGTGGTTCCCCTTTATGGAAAAGCTCTACATAATTGTGAGTACTCATCTTCCCCTGCTTTAAATGTTTGATTTGCTTGACATATTATCTCATCCAGTTTGCAACAAATTTAACATGTACTTCTAATTTTCATTTTCTAGTTCCACAAACACAAGGAGATGGATAATGGAAATGAGCCTCGGTATGACCCAGTACATCCAATTGAATGCCTCGAGACTCATCTAAAAAAAGTGGTGTTTAAGTCATTCGTAGGCCATGATAAACAAGTTAACTTTGCCAGGTTCTTTATTTTGAATGCAAAGGTGCTAAACAAAATTGAATTTGATGTATATGGTAGCAGTGTATTAGTGGATTATCAACACATGCTGCTAAAAGTGGAAAACAGAGCTTCCCGAGATGCTTAGTTTGAATTCAGGAGTAAATATCGTAGTGCAGACTATGATATCGGCAAGCATATCCATGATTTGTCAGCGGCTGACCCCTTTGGATAGCCATGGACATGATTTGATGCCAGAAGATTGCACTACCCTAGTGTCTTGTGCTCATTTTGTAGCTGACATTTATGCCTCAAGATTGCATCACTCTCCACATAAGTCTTTTTTATGTCTAAACTAAAGTTTGTTTGTAATTCCTATACCTTATGAAGTTATCCCTATTAAAAGCAACAGATCTTTGATGATGCAAAAATAAGTGCACTGCAGAAAATATTTGTTGGGAAAGAATACAAAAATATTATGCTAccaatattttttttaaatatcaATCTTTTGACTCATATGCACATGCTTTTTAGTCATATTTCAAGTGTTCATCCTGCCTACTTTTGGATTGTTGTACGGATTAGAATGTATTAGTGTTGTCCTAAAATTGCTCTTCATTATAAGTAATGGTGGTGAAAAACTAGATCTGAGTGTTTTACTGTTGCAtttgaaaaaaaatagaaaatatcaGATTTCCTGAAtgctccctccattccaaattagttaatttagatttgtctagatacgaaATCTGAGTCAACTAATTCGGGTAGTTGATTTAGATTTGTCTAGAGACGTTTTTCGTGTCTAGATACATCTGTATCTTGACAAATCTGAGTCAACTAATTCCGGACGGAAGGAGTACATGATAAACAATTATAAACTTT
The sequence above is a segment of the Aegilops tauschii subsp. strangulata cultivar AL8/78 chromosome 6, Aet v6.0, whole genome shotgun sequence genome. Coding sequences within it:
- the LOC141025823 gene encoding putative F-box/LRR-repeat protein At3g58880 produces the protein MDQRESHEATGHDNTVDDFISGLPDDILGTIISLLPTKDGGRTPALSRRWRYLWRSTPLNLEGIFPTLYAQVEDWFNSQALTGLQELDISYHRFHQTYPLPPSALRSAATLLIAKIGNCVFPNKIVSSLNFPLLKQLTLFYISFSVDGFHRLLSRCHALESLDMSNVRGVGCLHVSSPTLRSIGFHDSASKKAELVIEDAPRLVRLLLPFGCLDYDCVSIREISPISLANCMRTVKVFSLGSSGLELDAVLNILTWFPFMEKLYIIFHKHKEMDNGNEPRYDPVLYFECKGAKQN